One Triticum dicoccoides isolate Atlit2015 ecotype Zavitan chromosome 3B, WEW_v2.0, whole genome shotgun sequence genomic window, TAAAGGAAATTTTTTATAAATAAAAGAGTAGCATCGCAAGGAGACTTGATGTGCTACCTTTATGAAACCCAGGGCACAACTTTGGTCATTGATTTCTATAATATTTGTTTTTGCAAATATTACATTAATATTATACCCATAAAAGAGAGcatttcatgaaaaaagtgttgatcTTAGTTTTCCTATCATCCATCCAAGATCCTGTATATATGGTAGTCGCTTGAAATGTGAAATAGATGGGGTACCATTTTGGCTTGTTGTGGCGTGTTTGGTGGAGTCACTGCCAGGTAGCGAGGAAGGCGATTCTGAAACCATGGGTGGTCCCGAATTCCACGAATTGTGATTCTCTTCATGGGATCAACAATAAGTATTCTTGGGATCAAATCCATTGCAAGATCAGATAAATAACTTGGAAGGATATAGAAACCTCCCTGGAACACCAAACAAGGGGGCGTCAAATCTCCAGACAAAAAAGGAATGCTAAAGTCCAATTAATTTACAAAAGGTATACATTTGTCAGATCCAAATTGATCTACATACGTTATGTCTCACCTTTATCTTTTTGAACAGGTTGGGAATATTGTCATCCTCAAATGGAACTCTGCCACAAAGAAGAGCATAAAGTATCACCCCACAGCTCCAGACATCAACCTCAGGTCCAGCGTACAAGTTACCTGAGATAAGCTGCGCAGAGATCCTGGTTAAAGCTATTACCGCAGACGATGTGTGCGAAGAAGTATGAGGATAAGGAGTCAAATAATACAAATAAGTGAATACCTCTGGTGCAGCATAGTTTAGACTCCCGCATCTAGTCTTCAAAAAATGGCCATCATGCATCACATTACTTAACCCAAAGTCAACAAGTTTCACATTATATTTAGAATCAAGTAACAAGTTTTCTGGCTTTAGATCACGATGAACAACCATGTTTCTGTGGCAGTATTCAACACCAGATATAATCTGTTCAAGAAAAAGTTAACAAAAAACTATTGAGAAAAAACGTCAATATGCATTCAGTGAATCAGAAAGAACCCTTCAAATTACATATTCGCCTTCAGAAGGATATACCATCTCTATATGTTTGAAAGCACAATTTGATTTAAGGACTTAGACTAATTAAGACAATCAGGGCATGATGAATAGGATGCCATTTAAACAAGAATTGATTTATTTACTGATACAAAGATAACGCATGCATCAAAAGATGAAACACCAGAGTGATACTAAAATTTCGACGCATCCAGAAGACGTTACCTGGTTGATCAGTTCAATCCAAAAAACAAAGAAATTACCTTTCAAAGCTTGCAACAATATGTGGTACAAGTCTTGAGCTAAAACCTAAAATGTCTTTTTTTGTCGAATTTTCTGGTAACATGACCGGTTACCGTCTGAAGAGAAAATCATTTGAATTCAAACGTCACGATCGTGCCAAAAGAGGGTATGCATGGGCTACCATAAAACTGTCCACGGCCAGGTGGTTACAGAGCCTGACTTCTCTGGTAGAGGTCGCCAGAAGTCAACTCCGTTTTTTTTGTTGCAAACTTCATATTTTTTTTGAGGGGAGGGGAAACTTCATATTTTTAGTGCATAAAAAGTATCAGCTACGGTGCTGATGATGAAGAGTTGAATCAGGGCCATTGGGTACCGGCAAGGAAAGAAAGTAGCTGATCACTGGACCAGCAACAACTTAGCGTGCACTATGTTTTAAATATAATATATTTATACAATAGAAATTTCTGAATTTGAAATTTGTTTGAAAATTTTGTGCCAAAAAAATATGAATATTTTATGATTTTCCTGAAACCGATTTTTCCGGAGTCGAGAAAAAAAATCCTTAGCTAAAACTTAGTCAACGAATGCAAACCAAGCAAATTGCTCATGATTACACAGTAAGCATGTGAAGAATGCGGGCACTGGACAATTGGCCAGGATGTCCATATATTTCACGATCAAAATAAGAAGCTCAGCAAAGTTCATTAATGAACAACTATTGCTATTCCCAACAGGCCAAGAGCAGGAAAGGCACCTGCTGGAAGATTCGACGAGCTTCATCTTCCTGTAACCGCCCTTTCTCAACAATGTAATCCAATAACTCACCATTCTGGCAATATTCCATCACAACAAATATATCCTTAGGTGTCTCAATGACCTCATAAACCCGGATGATATGAGGGTGAATTAAGTCAATGAACAACCTCAATATCTTGATTTCTCTCTTTGCTGGAAACGAGATATGAGAAAACAATAGAAGTAAAGTGTTAGACATTCAGCCtatgaagaaattccagctgcaAATTTTACTAACTCGCAGCAGCAAAACAAGTTGAACTGCTAATGTACTTTATCTCGACTAATTGATTTAAGTGAGAGTCAGGAACATGCCCACAAGTCTGAGCAGCACTCTGAAAGCAGATAACTCGAAATCCTGAGGAAGCAAGTCGGATGTatcctactccctccttcccaaaatataagaacgcttTTATCACTagcatagtgtcaaaaacgttcttatattctgggacagagggagtatattattGTACAAGGAGAAGGAGGCATACCTTTCTCTTCCATTTCCATAATTTCCATTTGACGACGGTTCAGAATCTTTATAGCAACTTTCTGTCCTGTAAGCTTATGCTCTGCAATCATCACTTTTCCGAATGTGCCATGACCTAATGTTTTGCCCAGATTGTAGTTCTTCAATGCTTCAGAATGTCCGCCTCCTCTGGTGTTCCCATCCATTTTCACTATGCCAAAACAAGAGAAACGATATGTGTGATT contains:
- the LOC119278647 gene encoding serine/threonine protein kinase OSK4-like isoform X1 → MDGNTRGGGHSEALKNYNLGKTLGHGTFGKVMIAEHKLTGQKVAIKILNRRQMEIMEMEEKAKREIKILRLFIDLIHPHIIRVYEVIETPKDIFVVMEYCQNGELLDYIVEKGRLQEDEARRIFQQIISGVEYCHRNMVVHRDLKPENLLLDSKYNVKLVDFGLSNVMHDGHFLKTRCGSLNYAAPEVFTYLYYLTPYPHTSSHTSSAVIALTRISAQLISGNLYAGPEVDVWSCGVILYALLCGRVPFEDDNIPNLFKKIKGGFYILPSYLSDLAMDLIPRILIVDPMKRITIRGIRDHPWFQNRLPRYLAVTPPNTPQQAKMIDEKTLQDVVNLGYDKDHVGGSLCNRLQNEATVAYYLLLDNRFRATSGYLGADYQQPMDRSFNQITLSESARPSTKNYLLGSNGSQGSGLRPYYPVQRKWALGLQSPAHPRDIMIEVLKALQELNVRWKKNGDHNMKCRWCPGFPQVSDMLDANHSFVDGSTIMDIGDANGRLPTVIKFEIQLYKTKDDKYLLDMQRVTGPQLLFLEFCAAFLTNLRVL
- the LOC119278647 gene encoding serine/threonine protein kinase OSK4-like isoform X2; its protein translation is MDGNTRGGGHSEALKNYNLGKTLGHGTFGKVMIAEHKLTGQKVAIKILNRRQMEIMEMEEKAKREIKILRLFIDLIHPHIIRVYEVIETPKDIFVVMEYCQNGELLDYIVEKGRLQEDEARRIFQQIISGVEYCHRNMVVHRDLKPENLLLDSKYNVKLVDFGLSNVMHDGHFLKTRCGSLNYAAPELISGNLYAGPEVDVWSCGVILYALLCGRVPFEDDNIPNLFKKIKGGFYILPSYLSDLAMDLIPRILIVDPMKRITIRGIRDHPWFQNRLPRYLAVTPPNTPQQAKMIDEKTLQDVVNLGYDKDHVGGSLCNRLQNEATVAYYLLLDNRFRATSGYLGADYQQPMDRSFNQITLSESARPSTKNYLLGSNGSQGSGLRPYYPVQRKWALGLQSPAHPRDIMIEVLKALQELNVRWKKNGDHNMKCRWCPGFPQVSDMLDANHSFVDGSTIMDIGDANGRLPTVIKFEIQLYKTKDDKYLLDMQRVTGPQLLFLEFCAAFLTNLRVL